The following coding sequences are from one Granulicella aggregans window:
- a CDS encoding N-acetylmuramoyl-L-alanine amidase family protein: protein MSEVCVGVGGVRLGLAAAICVLAMAAAQPAGAQVVSFDRSAIVIDPAHGGVDDGARIGEQTLEKDVTLAVAERLRALLAARGFRVVMTRDGSGDGGTLDQRAQLANESHPFACLVLHASGRTKGVLVGTSALRSAVMRAASHPGEDAKAGVPWNRAQEAYVLQSGLLANQIGTGLTRKGIAVTMMRVMMRPLDNLTCPAVSIEIGVLRESGSNSTPVTDAGYQQRIAESIAASLHAWRNQAQPPDSVQGPGL, encoded by the coding sequence GTGGGTGTAGGAGGCGTAAGGCTGGGGTTGGCGGCTGCGATCTGCGTGTTAGCGATGGCCGCAGCACAGCCTGCCGGCGCTCAGGTAGTGAGTTTCGACCGTAGCGCGATCGTGATCGATCCCGCTCATGGAGGCGTTGACGATGGCGCGCGGATAGGGGAACAGACGCTGGAGAAGGATGTGACCCTGGCTGTGGCTGAGAGGCTGCGTGCGCTGCTTGCGGCACGTGGATTCCGTGTCGTTATGACACGGGACGGTAGTGGGGATGGCGGAACTCTTGACCAGCGGGCGCAGTTGGCAAACGAATCCCACCCGTTTGCATGCCTGGTGCTGCATGCGTCGGGTAGGACGAAGGGTGTCCTCGTAGGAACTTCCGCTCTCCGGTCGGCGGTGATGCGGGCGGCGAGCCATCCCGGCGAAGATGCGAAGGCCGGGGTGCCCTGGAATCGCGCACAGGAGGCCTATGTCTTGCAGAGTGGACTGCTCGCGAATCAAATCGGGACTGGGCTGACGCGGAAGGGGATCGCGGTGACGATGATGCGAGTGATGATGCGACCACTCGACAATCTCACCTGTCCGGCGGTGTCGATTGAGATCGGAGTCCTGCGCGAATCGGGGTCGAACTCGACTCCGGTCACGGACGCAGGCTACCAGCAGCGGATAGCGGAGTCGATCGCCGCCAGTCTTCACGCGTGGCGAAATCAGGCGCAGCCGCCGGACTCCGTGCAGGGACCTGGGCTTTGA